A genomic segment from Polyangium mundeleinium encodes:
- a CDS encoding sigma 54-interacting transcriptional regulator encodes MRQARTWPTLLVYHRDGTELVELRPGARQVIGRTSPSDVQIDDDSLSRQHACFTLLENGGVRVEDLGSLNGTWVQGERVTDGVARIGDEVMLGRVIITIEERAPEASLLPGLSSYERLRSTLEEEVVRARFFGRSAAILMVRAGGRESAHVSRWLARVEAELRPIDKVGLYSLDAVTVLLPEATLSAACDIAQRISEPKEGGPTLLVGVAASPETATSAEKLLEGCRAALQRAAPGRPVHAMPGGPWTGGGPSGQANAGEQPVVESAAMRQVFMTVARLARSSIPVLLQGETGTGKEVIARALHEQSPRHARPMICVNCGAIPQQLVESTLFGYERGAFTGALQQQKGIFEAAEGGTVFLDEVGELPLAAQAALLRVLETRRVARVGSTKEIDVDVRLIAATHRDLEAMAASGSFRLDLLFRLNTMTLDIPPLRERVEEIEPLAMCFLQIANQANERRIQRIQPDALALLRSYPWSGNVRELRNAIERAVVIAEGDSISVHDLPERVRAAGRINAHHANEVLVASAEPTPANDAGGLRTRMQNYEAQVIVEALRTSQWNQTEAARRLEMPLRTLVHRMKVLGIKKLGFGTPEPPSPPHPSDEGGSDDDLPV; translated from the coding sequence ATGAGGCAGGCGCGCACTTGGCCGACCTTGCTCGTCTATCATCGTGATGGAACGGAGCTCGTCGAGCTCCGGCCCGGCGCCCGGCAGGTCATCGGGCGGACGTCCCCGTCCGATGTGCAAATCGACGACGATAGTTTGTCGCGTCAGCACGCTTGTTTCACGCTCCTCGAAAACGGGGGGGTGCGCGTCGAGGATCTCGGCTCGCTGAACGGCACGTGGGTGCAGGGCGAGCGGGTCACGGACGGCGTGGCGCGGATCGGCGACGAGGTGATGCTCGGACGCGTGATCATCACGATCGAGGAGCGCGCGCCGGAGGCGAGCCTCTTGCCCGGTCTTTCGAGCTACGAGCGGCTGCGGAGCACGCTCGAAGAAGAGGTCGTCCGGGCGCGGTTCTTCGGGCGCAGCGCCGCGATCCTGATGGTACGGGCGGGCGGCCGCGAGAGCGCGCACGTGAGTCGATGGCTCGCGCGCGTGGAAGCGGAGCTGCGCCCCATCGACAAGGTGGGCCTGTACAGCCTCGACGCCGTGACCGTCCTCCTGCCGGAAGCGACGCTCAGCGCCGCCTGCGACATCGCGCAGAGGATCAGCGAGCCGAAGGAGGGAGGCCCCACGTTGCTCGTCGGCGTGGCCGCCTCGCCCGAGACCGCGACGTCGGCCGAAAAGCTCCTCGAAGGCTGCCGCGCGGCCCTGCAACGCGCAGCGCCCGGGCGGCCCGTGCATGCGATGCCGGGCGGCCCGTGGACGGGGGGAGGTCCGTCGGGACAAGCCAATGCAGGCGAGCAGCCCGTGGTGGAGAGCGCGGCCATGCGCCAGGTCTTCATGACGGTCGCGCGGCTCGCTCGCTCCTCGATCCCGGTCCTTTTGCAGGGCGAGACGGGGACGGGCAAGGAGGTGATCGCGCGGGCGCTGCACGAGCAGAGCCCGCGGCACGCCCGGCCGATGATATGCGTGAACTGCGGCGCGATCCCGCAGCAGCTCGTCGAGAGCACGCTGTTCGGGTACGAGCGCGGCGCGTTCACCGGGGCCCTGCAGCAGCAAAAAGGCATCTTCGAGGCCGCGGAGGGCGGGACGGTGTTCCTCGACGAGGTCGGAGAGCTGCCGCTCGCGGCGCAGGCGGCGCTCCTGCGCGTGCTCGAGACGCGGCGCGTGGCGCGGGTGGGCTCGACGAAGGAAATCGACGTCGACGTGCGGCTCATCGCGGCGACCCACCGGGACCTCGAAGCCATGGCGGCGTCCGGCAGCTTTCGATTGGATCTCCTGTTCCGCCTGAACACGATGACGCTGGACATCCCGCCGCTCCGGGAGCGCGTGGAGGAAATCGAGCCGCTCGCGATGTGCTTCCTACAGATCGCCAACCAGGCGAACGAGCGCCGGATCCAGCGCATCCAGCCCGACGCGCTCGCCCTCCTGCGGAGTTATCCGTGGTCGGGCAACGTGAGGGAGCTGCGCAATGCGATCGAGCGGGCCGTGGTCATCGCGGAGGGGGATTCGATCTCGGTGCACGACCTGCCCGAGCGCGTCCGCGCGGCGGGGCGGATCAACGCGCACCATGCAAACGAGGTCCTCGTCGCGTCCGCGGAGCCCACCCCGGCGAACGACGCAGGCGGGCTCCGCACGCGCATGCAGAATTACGAGGCGCAGGTCATCGTGGAGGCGCTCCGAACGTCGCAGTGGAACCAGACGGAGGCGGCACGCCGTCTCGAAATGCCGCTCCGGACGCTGGTCCACCGCATGAAGGTGCTCGGCATCAAAAAGCTCGGGTTCGGGACGCCTGAGCCGCCCTCGCCACCGCACCCGTCCGACGAGGGCGGGAGCGACGACGACCTTCCCGTGTGA